GTTTTCATCCTGTTTGTTAAGGCAACAGCTTGTTGTTCTTGTAAGTCAAAAAAACTTGAAGAACCCCCTTTAAGCTTTGGTGTTCCTGTGTTTTTTGTGATCCAAGTAGTGCAAATTGTAACTGGAGtattatttttgttcttatttGCAATGTAATGTTGTAGAAAGTAAGTCTTGGATGTTGTAATGTAAAATAAGTAGTTTTGCACTTCATTGCAGTAAATGAATTTGTTTTGTTTCAGTACCAGTCATTTTGCACTTCATTGCAGTAAATTTATCTCTGTGTTACAATTACAAGTGATTATAtctacggatatttcatgaaatgcccccgagttttgccataattcaccaaacgcccatcaagtttcaataattcataaaatacccctcacaattcgtacaaatacccaacatacccttactaataacggaccgttagtctgccgttagccaagtttccaattcacccaaatgcccctattctgaaacttatttcaccaaatgcccctattgtgaaacttatttccaccaaatgccccaaacttaaatatagctattttgatgtttcagcgactagtttttgtgtttgaaaggtagctgttggtcacggttgactataaaagcccctttgctgaatggttcttgtaagttagatgttattttgatttgcattgctaatttcataagatttttgtcatgagttttctttcaaaatcatcatccacacccaatgagtccacatatattagagtacctaccaaattttgttattgtggtaagaaatttgtcattcgaagctctgatataacactcaatccacaaaggttgtaccacaagtgtgatccttgaaacaatctgagatggtacaagggagtagttgagcaagaaaacaaggggcaacaacacgaaggacaatgcgggggaagcttagacgaaggagaaagtattgaaaacaggcgaaacagtaagatgcaagaagaattgaagcaaatgaagaagaagctaaaacaacaacaaaaagtagtcaaagttgtaatacaaatggggatattgatgtttgtaattttactgtttgtaatcatgaagtaaacacaaataatgagaaacaaattcacatttcataaataattggtgtTGCATAATCTGCACAAATTATCAAACTGGGAAGCATTCCTGTTTTTAGCTTCACTTACAAAACATCTTTGCACCAACTACTTTTAATGTTATATATTTTCTACTCAATGAATATGTGCAAGATCAAAACAGATGTGCAAAAAACTACCCCAAAAGGCATTAGCAGCTATCCAGAAGAGCTTGTGGAACACCACTTCAACCTCTcttcctaccacaataacaaaatttgttaggtaccctaatatatgtggactcattgggcgtggaagatgattttgaaagaaaactcatgacacaaatcttatgaaattagcaaagtaaagtaaaataacatctaaaatacaagaaccattcagcaaaggggtttttttagccaaccatgaccaagaatcacttttcaaacacaaaaactagccgtcggAACATCATaatagctatatttaaatttggggcatttggtgaaataagtttcataataggggcatttggtgaaataagttttagaataggggcatttgggtgaattggaaacttggctaacggcggactaacggcccgttattagtaagggtatgttgggtatttgtacgaattgtgaggggtattttatgaattattgaaacttgatgggcgtttggtgaattatggcaaaactcgagggcatttcatgaaatttccgttATATCTATGATTAGCATTGGTATTACCTGCGCATATGGTTTTGGTATGTTACATTCTTCGCTTGATGACTTGAAGTTTGACTCCGTGCTTGTAGTTTAGGATGATACCATAGTCTAGCTCTAATGGTACCTCCATCTTAGGAGAGTGTCGAAACTCATAATGACGGTATAGGTGAATGATTGAGAGCTTTATTTCTTGCATAGCGAATTTTTGGCCAATACAAGCTCTTGGACCAATTCCAAAGGGTATGTGAGCATATGGGTGCCTATTTTTCTCCTCTTTCCCATTCTGATCGAATCTCTCTGGCCTGAATTTCTCTGGTTCAGGAAAGTTCTTCGGATCCTTGGCTAGAACACCAGGTGCCAACCATACCCATGTCCCCTGCACCCTCAATTGATTGTAACAATTCGTGTATGTACAAGGCAAATTGATAAATTAATATTGACTTAGGCTCTATTCTATTCGacttttttctgaacttatctgaatttattttatccGGAAACAACTTATTTccactgaaataaacttatttgtgtgttatgtttgtgaacttatattatctaaatttaactgaacttattttgtttgaaataagtcaaaataagtcgaacagaacagaacCTTACAATAAGTTCCAAAACTCTTACATTCTTACCTTAGGGAGTAGGTAGCCTCCTATCTCAACAGGTGCAGTGGTTTCTCTCGCAATTAGTGGGGAAACTGTGTATAATCTCATAGATTCCTTGATTACCTGCCAACAAAATGTCATACAAACATACTGAAAATAAATTTCCAATTCAAAATATTTTCCATCTTTGAACCAAACAGCACCTAGAAGTTTAGAACTTGCCTGATCGAGATAGGGAAACTTATGCAGCAGATCATGAGCCGTGGGTACCTGATCACGCGGTCCAAACCCATCAATCTCTTGAACCAACTTCTTCTCAACCTCAGAATGTCCAGAAACTAAATAGAGAATTGAAGACAGAGTAAAAGCTGTTGTTGCTGAACCAGCTAAGAGGTGTTCATAAGCAAGTGCACTAACATAATCTGAAGTGAACAAATTCCTTGACACTTTATCAGAATCCCTTGCACTTAATATAAGGGATAAGAAATCCTTCAAATCTCTCTTCTCTTCGTTGTCTCTTCTCGTGACAATCTCATTAAGCCGGCTACTCAACTTACTGTTAGTCCTTTCGGTTTTCCAGTCCATAGTTTTCGGAATCCTCTTAAGAATCTGTCTAAATGGCTCTTGTAGGAATGGGACTAATAGGCCTAATATGATTGAAAATGATCCAGAGAGGTCCATTTTTAGTGTGGTAGTGGAATATATATGCTGGTTTATAAAATCAGAGACTTCATTAGTTTTTGGTTGATCGTTTGGTTTTGATAGGCCAAAGTTGATGCCAAATGCTGCTTGTCCTATAATGTCAGTTGCTAACTTGAGGGAAAAGTTTGAGAAGATAACATCTTcgtcgttgttgttgttgttgttgttgttgttgtcgttgTCTTCGTTGTGAAGGTGGAAATTGAGATTTTGTGTTGCTGATTCTATGAATGATTGCATTGTGGGTAGTAAACTAGCTAAATGAGAAGGTTGGTACATTGAGATTATTGTGTTCCTCATTGTTGACCACCTTGTATCCCTACAAAATATCAACATTTTAAGTCTTTTTAGGGTCATAACCTTTTGGTAAACTGTTGCTTTCACAAAGGGAAAAGAAGAGACTTCCAAAGTAAAGATAATAGATGACACTTTAAAGGGTCATTTCCTACAAAATATTCCTAGAgagtaaaaaaataaatgtaCTATTggctttatttttgttattttttcaaaaatcaaagtgcAATTTAATTATTTCAACAGATATGACATTTGGTATTTTGAAACATTACAAAAGGGGCACTCCAAGGTACTTGGACAACATGGTGTACAAATGCACATTGACATACtatgtactccgtatttcaCTATAAAAGttacggagtactccctccgtcccttaatacacgcaccggtttgaccgttgcggagtttaagacatttaaattgacttattaatttaatgggtgttagttgatagtgggtatttttttaatatagttagtggaaaatgggtaagaggtggagagtggtgagtggaggtgtgaatttttaaatgactttttgtagggaatagggtgtaggtggggttagtaagtaagtgtgagaaataatataatattggtgtaaatttccatttatagaagcaatgcaagtattaagggacgacccgaaaaggaaagcggtgcgagtattaagagacggatGGAGTATTAAAAGAAACATACTCCGTACTGTGTTTTACTATAAATTACTACTTCGGATAGTAGAAGTTTTTTGTTAGGTCAAAAACAAAAGAGGAATTGTGCGTTTATCCTAAAAAGCTAGCTACTTAGTGGTTGTACGGTTTCAGCCTTTTGGGGCAAGTGGCAAAATAATGATTCAAAATTTTTAGCAATATTTTCAAACACCTCAATAACACATAAAGATTTTTTACTTTGTTGTTGGACTAGCTCAGAGAACTCATCAAGGTGCAAACGACCCTACACTAGAGCTGTAAAAAcaggtcatcgggtcgggtttgggttggGTCATCTTGGGTttcgggtcatgatcaggtcgggtcgtgtcgggtcaatatttcattcgggttgagttcaggttcggtcgggtcgatttcaggtcgggtcatatcgggttttttcctatcccgggttcaggtcgggttcgagtcgggtcacatttcggtcaggtttgatttcgggttcgggtcttatcgggtcgggtttaagtcggtttgtagcagataatttcgggttcgggtcttatcgagtcgggtttaagtcggtttgcaatacaattattttcgggttcgggtcttagtttggatcggataataacccgatcaaatagaattcagatcgggtcactctcagggacgggtcaaactcgggtctgataattaacctatacattttaaggattttatattctaaaaaattttgtttaacttattttagaatt
This sequence is a window from Spinacia oleracea cultivar Varoflay chromosome 1, BTI_SOV_V1, whole genome shotgun sequence. Protein-coding genes within it:
- the LOC110795895 gene encoding cytochrome P450 711A1 gives rise to the protein MYQAALTKLILALNLGVSSNLKAPMFMSPSLVAILVGSGLVIYYLYAPYWKVRKVPGPPPYPLVGHLPLMAKYGPDVFAALAKLYGPIFRFHLGRQPLVIIADAELCREVGIRKFKYLPNRSIPSPISASTLHQKGLFFTRDTRWSTMRNTIISMYQPSHLASLLPTMQSFIESATQNLNFHLHNEDNDNNNNNNNNNDEDVIFSNFSLKLATDIIGQAAFGINFGLSKPNDQPKTNEVSDFINQHIYSTTTLKMDLSGSFSIILGLLVPFLQEPFRQILKRIPKTMDWKTERTNSKLSSRLNEIVTRRDNEEKRDLKDFLSLILSARDSDKVSRNLFTSDYVSALAYEHLLAGSATTAFTLSSILYLVSGHSEVEKKLVQEIDGFGPRDQVPTAHDLLHKFPYLDQVIKESMRLYTVSPLIARETTAPVEIGGYLLPKGTWVWLAPGVLAKDPKNFPEPEKFRPERFDQNGKEEKNRHPYAHIPFGIGPRACIGQKFAMQEIKLSIIHLYRHYEFRHSPKMEVPLELDYGIILNYKHGVKLQVIKRRM